One uncultured Draconibacterium sp. genomic window, CCATGTAAATGGCGACGATGTGGAAGCATTGATTTGGACCGTAAAACTGGCCATGGAATTCCGTCAGAAATTTCATTCGGATGTGTTTATCGATATTTTGTGTTACCGCAAATACGGGCACAACGAAGGCGACGAACCTCGTTTTACTCAACCCATGCTTTACAAAGCAATTGCAAAACATAAAAACCCGCGCGACATTTATGCCGATAAATTGAACGTGCTTGGAATTATGACACTCGAAGAATCGAGGCAGGAAGTAAAAAAGTTCGACCAGTTTCTGGAAGGAAAATACACCGAGTCGGAAAAAATTGATAAGCTGCAGATTCGTAAGTTCCTGTTGAACGAGTACAAAGATTTTGATATGCCGAACAAAGCCAGTTTTAATGAGTCGCCCGAAACCGGGGTAGGCGAAGAAACGGTTCGTTCGATAGCTGAAAAAATCAATACGCTGCCGCCGGAATTGCCTTTCTTTAAGAAAGTGAATCGTATTATTTCCGACCGGAAAATGATGATTCATGACGATCGTTTGGATTGGGCAATGGCCGAGTTGCTGGCTTATGGTACCTTGGTTGCCGAAGGTCACCCGGTGCGATTAAGCGGACAGGACAGCGAACGCGGAACATTTGCTCACCGCCATGCCGCTTTTACCGTTGAAGGAACCGAAATGAAGTATTTCCCGCTAAAACATATTTCAGAAGATCAGGCACGATTTAAAGTATATAATTCCTTGTTATCGGAGTACGCTGTGCTTGGGTTTGAATACGGATATTCAATGGCTCAGCCCAATGGTTTAACCATATGGGAAGCACAGTTTGGCGATTTCCATAATGTGGCGCAGGTAGTTATCGATCAGTACATCACTTCCGCTTTCGAAAAGTGGGGATTGATGAACGGGCTGGTACTGTATTTGCCGCACGGATACGAAGGGCAGGGGCCGGAGCATTCAAGTGCACGTATCGAACGTTTTCTTGAACTGGCTGCCAACAATAACATTCAGGTGGCCATACCGACAACACCGGCCAATATGTTCCATTTACTAAGGCGTCAGGTAAAAATGAATATGCGTTTGCCATTGGTTATTTTTACGCCGAAAAGTTTGTTGCGTCATCCGCAGGTACAATCAAAAGTGGAAGATTTGGCAAGCGGTGGTTTTAAGGAAATTATTGATGATAAAACAGCAAAAGCCAGTGCCGTTAAAAAAGTGATTTTTACATCGGGCAGACTGTATTACGATCTTGAAAAATACAAGGTTGAAAACGGAATTACAAATGTTGCTGTTGTTCGAATGGAACAGATTTTTCCGATTCCAAACAAACAAATCAACGAGATTCTGAAAAAATACAACAAATCAAGCGAGTTGATCTGGGCGCAGGACGAACCTGAAAATATGGGGGCATGGCCATTTATTCACCGTAAATTGGGATGCCTTGGATTTAAAGTGGTTTCGCGGCCTGAAAGCGCAAGCCCGGCAGCCGGATTAATGGAGAAACACAAACAAAGTCTGGATTTAATACTCCACACTGCTTTTAAACAAAAAGAGCTGGCAGTATAATTAATGTAAATAGAAAGTTTGGAAATGATGAAACTTCGGTCTTCCGATTTCTGACTTCCTGCTTAATAACAATAAATTGAAGAATTCCTGTATATTCACAAATCAAAGGCATTCAAAGAAATAAAAACGTCATGATACTTGAAATCAAAGTTCCCAGTCCGGGAGAATCAATAACTGAAGTAGAAATAGGCAGCTGGCTTGTTGAAGATGGTGCTGTTGTTTCCAAAAATCAGGAAATAGCGGAAGTAGAATCAGATAAGGCTACGCTTACCATTGTTGCCAGCGAAGGTGGGAAAATTTCGATTAAAGCTGAAGAAGGTGAAGCAGTGCCTGTTGGCGAGGTAGTTTGTACCATTGATACCAGTGTACAGCCGGAAGCCGGAAGTAAGAAGTTGGAAGGAGAAAGTGAGCAGTCTCAGTCTCAGTCTCAGTCTCAGTCTCAGTCTCAGTCTCAGTCTCAGTCTCAGTCTCAGTCTCAGTCTCAGTCTCAGTCACAGTCACAGTCACAGTCGAAATCCAGTATCGAGAATCCGGCATCGAGTATCGAGTCAGCTGAATTTGATAAAGTAAAGGTTACTTCGGTGGCCAAAGAAATAATGAAAGAACACGGTCTTTCGATAGATGATGTTATTGCGGGCTTAAAACGTTTGGGCAAAAAAGAGGTGGAAGCAGTGGTAAACACACCACAGGCAGCCGCTTCGTTTGCCGTGCAAAAAGAAGCAAGCCGCGAGGCCGACCGCGAGCGTATGTCGAGTTTGCGTAGAAAGTTGAGTGCACGTTTGGTTTCGGTAAAGAACGAAACGGCCATGTTGACCACCTTTAACGAAATTGACATGAGCTTTGTGATGAATCTGCGCAAACAAAACCAGCAGAAATTTGTGGATAAACACGGTTTCAAGTTGGGATTTATGTCGTTTTTTACAAAAGCTGTGGCGCTTGCTGCCGAGGCGCACCCCATGGTAAATGCTCAGATTGACGGCGATGAAATTGTAATGCCGCAGTTTGTTGATGTTGGAATTGCTGTTTCAACACCAAAAGGATTAATGGTGCCAATTGTGCGAAATGCCGAAGTAAAATCGATTCCTGAAATTGAGTTGGAAATAAAAGAACTGGCGGAAAAAGCCAGAACTAAAAAAATATCGGTTGAAGAGTTAACCGGCGGAACGTTTACCATTACCAATGGTGGCGTGTTTGGTTCTTTACTTTCAACGCCAATTATTAATCCTCCGCAGTCGGCTATTTTAGGCATGCACAACATTGTTGAGCGTCCTGTGGCTGTTGACGGACAGGTGGTTATTCGTCCGATGATGTTTGTGGCCTTGTCGTACGATCACCGAATTATTGATGGAAAAGATTCGGTTGGATTTTTGGTGAAAGTAAAAGAGATGATTGAAAACCCGGAACGTATGTTTACCGGAGGTAAAGATGCCGCTGAGTTGTTGCTAGGGATTTAAGTTCAGTCTCAGTATTCAGTCTCAGTATTGGATTAGCTGCAGATAGTGAGTGGCAATAAGCGAATAACAAAAGATCCGATCTGTTTAAAACAGATCGGATCTTTTTGTTAACTGATCACTGCGACTGACCACTGGTTACCGCAACTGACCACTTTCTTACTGAGGTCTGCCCATTCCACCGGGGCCGCCTTGTCCTCTTCTGGCTCTTCTTTCTTCCTGGTAGGTTTGATATTTTTCCCACTGCTCTTCCGATAAAATAGCCTTTACTTTTTGGTCTTGCTCTTCGCGTACTTTCTGCATTTGCTCGCGCATTCCTTCAAATCCGCCTCCGCTGTTTTGCATTTCCTCACGCATTTTACTCATATTCTCAAAGTTTTCCATTATCAGTTCGCGCATTTGTTTTTCCTGCGTACCACTTAAATCAATGGTTTCTTTCATTTCTTCAATTTGTCGATCAGCCATTTGTTCCGGATCAAAATTGCCGGGGCCAAAACCTTGTTGCGAGTTGCTTTTACTACTCTGGTTACAACTGCTTGCCAATGCCATTACAAGCACCAATACTACAAATACGATTCTGTTCATTTGATTGTTATTTATTTGATATTTAAAAGGCTTAGATGTTTTAGTTGACAAATGGTTTAATAAGACATGAACTATTTTTAGTTGACTGCTATTTTTAAGTGAAATTAGAGGTAGGCCCGTGGTGATAAGTACTCGACCATAAACAATGCCTGTGTGCTGTAAAACAATAAGCACTCGCCTTAAACAAGGACTATGCGTTGTTAAACAATAAACGCTTTCTCTCAAACAATGCGTGCTGCAACTCAAACAATAAGTGCTTCAAGTGGTGCAGAGCCTGCTTTAAATCGTACAACGAGTAGGTCAAGTCGTGCAATGTCCACTTCAAGTCGTACAATGTCCACTTTAAGTTGTGCAACGAGTAGTTCATGTTGTGCAACGACTACTTCATATCGTGCAATGAGTAGTTTATGTTATGCAACGACTGCTTTAAGTTGTGCAGAACAGGTTTTTGTTATGAAATGAGGTTCATAAATTATGAAACATAAATTTGTTTATTTATTCATAAAGTGTTAACTAGCAGTCTCAATCCTAAATTCACGAACAATGAACAAAAAACAAATTAACAAAAAGGAGATGTACGACACTGTAGTCTCTTTCCTCGACAGTAATTCAGCTGTTTGGTCGTCAATCTCGAAGGTGGCCGAGTTTAAAAACCAGTTTTCCGATGTTGTGATTCAAATTGACGAAGCGCAGTATGCCCAGCAGGAAGCGCAGGTATTTTTGGGCAAAAACAAAACGCAGGTAAAAGGTGTAATTGCTCAAAAAGCCGATATTTTGAACGATACCATTGAGGCATTTGCACTGGTAACGGGCAATACAAAACTCGAGCGAAAAATGGCAGCCACTTACTCCGACTTAAACCGGATGCGTAATGCTGATTTTATTCCGGCAATAAAAGCCATTGTAACGGCTGCGGAAGCTAACATCGAAATATTATCGGCTGAGTATGGCGTTACAGTAGAACAAGTGGATGGTTTAAAAACCGACTTCGATGGTTTTTTAACCATCAACGGACAGCCACGTATTTACCGTGTAGCATCGGTGCAAGCCACCAAAGATTTGGAGTTGCTTTTAAATGAGGCCAACGACATACTGGAAAATAAATTGGATAAAGTAATGAGTATATTTAAACGCCGCGATCCTGGTTTCTTTAACGGTTACCAGGCAGCACGGATTATTGTAGATAATTAAAGAATTAGTTTTGGGGGATACTGGTTAACATTTGCAGGGGCTCGGCGTTGCCGGGCTTCTGTTTTTGGAAGGCCTCGCAGGAGCAGAGTGCATAACAACCTTTTTTCCACTATACTTGCAAAAATAACAGCACCAAAGGTGTCGTTGTATCCAAGTTAGCATTCATTGTAAAAAGATAAAACAACCGTCAGAATAATATGGTATTTTTGCTGCATTAAGAAAAAAGAAAATAAGGAAATAGCCACCGCATCCCGATTGCTATCGGGAGCACATTTGGTTTTTGCCGACACACGAGCAAACGCTGAAAAAACCAAAAGAGCCATTTCTTGCCAACGCTCGACTGAATGATAATGATATGACTAAAGATAAAAATCAAAATCCTGAACAAATAGCCAGAGATAAAATCGACCAAATGTTGATTGAAGCTGGTTGGATTGTTCAATCAAAAAATGAAGTTGACTTAGGAGCTGGCAGAGGTATAGCGTTAAGAGAATATCAGGTGGAAACAAAATTTGCAGATTATGTACTTTTCGTAGACAAAAACCCTGTTGGAATTATCGAAGCCAAAAAAGAGGATGAAGGTCATAAATTAACTGTAGCCGAAGACCAAGCATCAGAATACGCAAAAGCAAAACTTAAATACCTGAACAACGACCCTTTGCCTTTCGTTTTTGAAAGCACTGGAACAATTACACGTTTTAGAGATACAAGAGACCCAAAACCAAGGGGAAGAAACATTTTTTGGTTTTACAGACCCGAAACGCTTGCCGATTGGTTACAAAAAGACAAAAGTTTAAGAAGCAGATTATTAGATATTCCCCAATTAAATGAAACAGGGCTACGCCCTGCTCAAATTAAGGCTATCAAAAACTTGGAGCAATCTTTTAAAAAGAACAAGCCAAAAGCCTTAATACAAATGGCAACGGGAGCTGGTAAAACTTTTACCGCAGCTACTTTTGCATATCGTTTATTGGAACACGCCAAAGCCAAACGAATTTTATTTTTGGTGGACACTAAAAATTTGGGCGAACAAGCCGAACAGGAATTTATGGCTTTTCAACCCAACGACAGTAACCGAAAATTCACTGAATTTTATAATGTTCAACGGCTTACTTCAAGCTACATTGCAACCGATAGTCAGATTTGCATTTCTACCATTCAGCGAATGTACGCCATATTGAAAGGCGAAGAATTAGACGAAAATGCCGAAGACACCAACCCAAATGAATCGACTTGGATGGAACAACAGCGAAATAAAAAACAGGCGATGCCTGTTGAATATGCTGCAAAAGTACCCATTGAGCAATTCGATTTTATAATAATTGACGAATGCCACCGCTCTATTTACAATCTTTGGAAACAAGTGTTGGACTATTTCGATGCTTTTCTGATTGGTTTAACTGCCACGCCCGACAAACGGACTTTTGGTTTTTTTGAAGAAAATGTAGTGAGCGAATACACTTACGAAGAATCGGTGATTGATGGCGTAAATGTTCCTTACGATGTGTACAACATTGAAACGGAAATATCGCAAAAAGGAAGTGTAATAAAAGCAGGTTGGTTTGTGGATAGGCGTGATAAACTCACCCGAAAAACCCGTTGGCAACAAGAAGATGAAGACACCGAATACCTGAAAAACGATTTGGATAAAAAGGTGGTGAATCCGAGCCAAATACGCAATATTATCCGACAATATAAAAAGGCGTTGGAAACTGAAATATTCCCGAACCGAAAAGACGAAAACGGAGAATATGAAGTGCCTAAAACATTGGTGTTTGCCAAAACCGACAGCCACGCAGATGATATAATTAAAATCATTCGCAAGGAATTTGACGAAGGCGACGATTTCTGTAAAAAGCTGACTTACAAAATAAAAGAAGACCCAAAATCGGTATTGAACCGTTTCCGAAATTCGTATTACCCACGCATTGCCGTTACGGTGGATATGATTGCAACGGGAACCGATGTAAAACCTTTGGAAGTGTTGTTGTTTATGCGTGATGTGAAAAGCGTAAACTACTTTGAACAAATGAAAGGCAGGGGAACACGAACGATTAACAAAGACAGTTTGCAGTTGGTTTCTAAAACAGCAAAAGCCAAAACCCATTTTATTATTGTGGATGCGGTGGGTGTAACAAAATCGAAAAAAACCGACAGCCGACCTTTGGAACGAAAACCAAGCGTTGGTTTGAAAGACTTACTGGGTGCGGTTACAATGGGCGTTGCCGAAGAGGATTTGTTTCTTTCGTTGGCTAACCGACTTATCCGATTAGAAAAGGAAATAACCGACAAGGAAAAAGACAAATTATTGGAGCATTCAAAAGGTAAAAACCTAAAACAAATCTCAAAGGAATTGCTATCGGCTTTTGATAAAGATGAAATTGAAGAAAAAGCCTTACCAATTATTGAAGCAATTCCAATTCAGGAACGTACGCCTGAAAAAGAAGAACAAGCACGGAAACAGGCTCAAAAAGAATTGATTGATACAGCTGCTTCCACTTTTAACGGAAAGCTGAACGATTACATTGAAAAAGTGCGGATTGAACACGACCAAATTATAGATAGCCACAATATCGACAAGGTAACAAAATCGGAATGGGATACCACTTCGGTAGATAAAGCCAAAGAAATTGTAAAAGATTTTAGCGAATACCTCGAAGCCAATCAGGACGAAATAAAAGCCCTTACCATATTTTACAAACAACCTTACAACCGCCGTAACATTACCTTTAAAATGATTAAAGAGGTGTTTGATAAACTGAAATTGGACAAACCAATGCTTGCACCCGATTATGTTTGGGACGCATACAGCCAATTGGAAGCGGTGAAAAGCAAACAACCCATTGATGAACTCACCGCTTTAATTTCCTTAATCCGCAGGGCTTGTGGTATTGATACCGAATTGAAAGCTTTTGACACCACCATTGATGAAAATTTCAAAAACTGGATTTTCAAACAAAATGCAGGTAAACACAACCGTTTTACTACCGAGCAAATGGACTGGTTGCGAGAATTAAAAAATCACGTTGTAAACTCGTACCACATTGAAATTGAAGACCTCGATTATACCCCATTTGACGAAAAAGGCGGACGAGGAAAAATGTACCAACTCTTTGGTGCCGAGATGACACAGATTATTGAGGAATTGAATGAGGTGTTGGCGGCGTAAAATGTCAGAATTAGGATGAATTTGATTAAAGGATGATAGGATTATTTAAATGAAACACGAAGAATTAACACATAAAATAATAGGATGTGCAATGAAGGTACATTCAACACTTGGAAATGGATTTCAGGAAGTTATTTACCAACGGGCATTGGCTATTGAGATGGCAAAACAAAATCTATCCTTTCAAAGAGAAATGGAGATGGAAATTTTTTACGAGGGCGAACATATAGGAACGCGAAGAGTAGATTTTTTTGTTGAAGAGGAGATAATGGTTGAACTAAAAGCACTGATTAACCTTGAGGATGTTCATTTAGCTCAGGCGATGAATTACTGTCAGGCTTATAATTTGCCTATTGGATTACTCATCAACTTTGGCTCAAAAAGTTTACAGTTTAAAAGAGTGTACAATGTGAATCATCCTGAAAATAAGTCAGAATTAGGATTAAATAGATTAAAGGATGATAGGATTAACTCTTGCGCAGAAAGAGAAATCCTAAAATCAAAGAATCCTAAAAATCATAATTCAGACAAATGAGCAGCAGTATGAGAGAAGATTGGGAAGAAGTTGAATTGGGTGAGGTTTGTTTTACTACTTCGGGAGGTACACCTTCAAGAAATAATCTTGAATTTTATCAAGGTGAAATTCCTTGGGTTAAATCTGGTGAATTAGATAAAGGTATAATTTACGATACAGAAGAGCATATTTCGGAAGAAGCAGTAAAAAAATCAAGTGCTAAAATTTTTCCCGAAGGCACTTTATTGATTGCATTGTACGGTGCAACAATTGGCAAACTTGCATTTTTAGGTGTTGAAGCAACCACAAACCAAGCAATTTGTGGAATTTATAAAAGTCAGGCGATTGCATCTAAATACTTATACAACTTTCTTTTAAATAGGAAACAAAAATTAATATCACAAGGCACTGGTGGTGCTCAGCCAAATATTAGTCAAACAATTTTAAAAAAACTATCTGTACCTCTCGCCCCCCTTCCCATTCAACGAGCGATAGTTTCCAAAATCGAAGCCCTGTTTTCCGATTTAGACAACGGCATAGCCAATTTTAAAACCGCACAGGCGCAATTAAAAATATACCGACAAGCGGTTTTGAAAAAAGCTTTTGAGGGGAAATTGTCAGAATTAGGAAAAGTAGGATTAAAGGATGATAGGATTATTGAAGAAGAAATCCTAAAATCAAATAATCCTAAAAATCCCAATTCAGACAACTTGCCGAAAGGGTGGAAATGGGTGAAATTGGGTGAGGTGGCTTTAGTAAATACAGGTTCTACACCCAAGAGAGGTAATTCAAAATATTGGGATAATGGAACAATTCCTTGGATAACAAGCGGTGCATTGAATGAATTATTTGTAAATAAGGCAGATGAATATATTACAGAAACTGCATTAAAAGAAACAAACTGTAAAATAATATCAGAGGGTTCATTGTTGGTTGCAATGTATGGAGAGGGAAAAACAAGGGGAAAGTGCTCAGAATTAAAAATTGATGCTGCAACTAATCAAGCAATTGCAACTATATCAATGCTTAATGAATATAGTAAATCAAAGGTTTTTGTGAAATGGTTTTTTATTATGAATTATGAAGAAATTAGGTTGTTATCAAGTGGAGGAGTACAACCAAATTTAAACTTGTCAATTATTAAAAATACAATTATTCCATTTCCACCAATTGCCGAACAAACCCAAATCGTCCAAGAAATAGAAAGCCGTTTATCCGTTTGCGACAAAGTGGAGCAAAGTATCAGCGAAAGCCTCATAAAAGCAGAAGCCCTTCGCCAAAGCATTCTCAAAAAAGCATTTGAAGGCAAACTGTTGAGCGAAGCCGAAATTGAACAATGCAAAAAGGAAGCCGACTACGAGCCTGCAAGTGGACTGCTCACTCGTATTGAGCGAAGTCGAAATGAAAAAATAAAAGCCGAGAAATTAGCAAAAGAACAAGAACAGAAAAAAGCAACTACTAAAAAGAAAAGCAAGAAATAATATGGATTTGTCGAAATACCAACCCAACCGTGAATTTTTACTTTATAAAACCGATAGCGGAGCAATTAAAGTAGATGTTTTGTTGCAAAACGAGACGATATGGTTGCCGCAAAAAGGAATAGCACAATTGTTTGGGTGTAGCACCGATAATGTATCATTGCACTTTAAAAACATTTTTGCAGAAGGAGAATTAGACCCAAATTCAGTTACCGAGGAATTCTCGGCAACTGCCTCTGATGGTAAAAACTATAAAACAAAATTTTATAATCTCGATGCCATTATAGCCGTTGGCTATCGGGTAAACAGTAAACAAGCGACACAATTCAGGATTTGGGCAACAGCTGTTTTAAAAGAATTTATCATAAAAGGCTATACCATGGATGTGGAACGCCTGAAAAATCCACAACCCATTTTTGGTCAGGACTATTTTAAAGAGCAGCTCGAAAAAATCAGGGACATCCGCAGTTCCGAACGCAGGTTTTATCAGCAAATTACCGATATTTATGCCGAGTGCAGTATTGACTATGATTACGATTCTGAAATTACCAAAGAATTTTTTGCAACTGTTCAAAACAAACTGCATTGGGCAATTACACAGCAAACAGCAGCCGAAATAATTGTTTCGAGAGCC contains:
- a CDS encoding 2-oxoglutarate dehydrogenase E1 component, which gives rise to MDKFSSVGNQELEAIEDLYQSYLENPESVDKSWQQFFAGFELAQKHYPEKASPVKLDNIDKEFAILNLIHGYRQRGHLFTKTNPVRARRTYSPTLDIVNFGLEQKDLETTFQAGNEIGIGPAKLKDIVAHLEATYCRSVGVEYVYMRHPEVVQWLRQRMESTQNSETYSDEKRKHFFYHLKLAVGFENFIHKKFVGQKRFSLEGAEAIIPALDAVIEKGAELGMEEFIMGMAHRGRLNILANILEKPYQNIFKEFYGKEYEDDITQGDVKYHLGYENEVVTDFNKKVKLKLLPNPSHLETVAPIVEGMVRSQIESQYERNYDKAAAIVIHGDAAIATQGVVYETTQMSQLPGYKTGGTIHLVINNQVGFTTPYTEARSSTYCTDVAKVTRSPVFHVNGDDVEALIWTVKLAMEFRQKFHSDVFIDILCYRKYGHNEGDEPRFTQPMLYKAIAKHKNPRDIYADKLNVLGIMTLEESRQEVKKFDQFLEGKYTESEKIDKLQIRKFLLNEYKDFDMPNKASFNESPETGVGEETVRSIAEKINTLPPELPFFKKVNRIISDRKMMIHDDRLDWAMAELLAYGTLVAEGHPVRLSGQDSERGTFAHRHAAFTVEGTEMKYFPLKHISEDQARFKVYNSLLSEYAVLGFEYGYSMAQPNGLTIWEAQFGDFHNVAQVVIDQYITSAFEKWGLMNGLVLYLPHGYEGQGPEHSSARIERFLELAANNNIQVAIPTTPANMFHLLRRQVKMNMRLPLVIFTPKSLLRHPQVQSKVEDLASGGFKEIIDDKTAKASAVKKVIFTSGRLYYDLEKYKVENGITNVAVVRMEQIFPIPNKQINEILKKYNKSSELIWAQDEPENMGAWPFIHRKLGCLGFKVVSRPESASPAAGLMEKHKQSLDLILHTAFKQKELAV
- the odhB gene encoding 2-oxoglutarate dehydrogenase complex dihydrolipoyllysine-residue succinyltransferase produces the protein MILEIKVPSPGESITEVEIGSWLVEDGAVVSKNQEIAEVESDKATLTIVASEGGKISIKAEEGEAVPVGEVVCTIDTSVQPEAGSKKLEGESEQSQSQSQSQSQSQSQSQSQSQSQSQSQSQSQSQSKSSIENPASSIESAEFDKVKVTSVAKEIMKEHGLSIDDVIAGLKRLGKKEVEAVVNTPQAAASFAVQKEASREADRERMSSLRRKLSARLVSVKNETAMLTTFNEIDMSFVMNLRKQNQQKFVDKHGFKLGFMSFFTKAVALAAEAHPMVNAQIDGDEIVMPQFVDVGIAVSTPKGLMVPIVRNAEVKSIPEIELEIKELAEKARTKKISVEELTGGTFTITNGGVFGSLLSTPIINPPQSAILGMHNIVERPVAVDGQVVIRPMMFVALSYDHRIIDGKDSVGFLVKVKEMIENPERMFTGGKDAAELLLGI
- a CDS encoding DEAD/DEAH box helicase family protein; translation: MTKDKNQNPEQIARDKIDQMLIEAGWIVQSKNEVDLGAGRGIALREYQVETKFADYVLFVDKNPVGIIEAKKEDEGHKLTVAEDQASEYAKAKLKYLNNDPLPFVFESTGTITRFRDTRDPKPRGRNIFWFYRPETLADWLQKDKSLRSRLLDIPQLNETGLRPAQIKAIKNLEQSFKKNKPKALIQMATGAGKTFTAATFAYRLLEHAKAKRILFLVDTKNLGEQAEQEFMAFQPNDSNRKFTEFYNVQRLTSSYIATDSQICISTIQRMYAILKGEELDENAEDTNPNESTWMEQQRNKKQAMPVEYAAKVPIEQFDFIIIDECHRSIYNLWKQVLDYFDAFLIGLTATPDKRTFGFFEENVVSEYTYEESVIDGVNVPYDVYNIETEISQKGSVIKAGWFVDRRDKLTRKTRWQQEDEDTEYLKNDLDKKVVNPSQIRNIIRQYKKALETEIFPNRKDENGEYEVPKTLVFAKTDSHADDIIKIIRKEFDEGDDFCKKLTYKIKEDPKSVLNRFRNSYYPRIAVTVDMIATGTDVKPLEVLLFMRDVKSVNYFEQMKGRGTRTINKDSLQLVSKTAKAKTHFIIVDAVGVTKSKKTDSRPLERKPSVGLKDLLGAVTMGVAEEDLFLSLANRLIRLEKEITDKEKDKLLEHSKGKNLKQISKELLSAFDKDEIEEKALPIIEAIPIQERTPEKEEQARKQAQKELIDTAASTFNGKLNDYIEKVRIEHDQIIDSHNIDKVTKSEWDTTSVDKAKEIVKDFSEYLEANQDEIKALTIFYKQPYNRRNITFKMIKEVFDKLKLDKPMLAPDYVWDAYSQLEAVKSKQPIDELTALISLIRRACGIDTELKAFDTTIDENFKNWIFKQNAGKHNRFTTEQMDWLRELKNHVVNSYHIEIEDLDYTPFDEKGGRGKMYQLFGAEMTQIIEELNEVLAA
- a CDS encoding GxxExxY protein; its protein translation is MKHEELTHKIIGCAMKVHSTLGNGFQEVIYQRALAIEMAKQNLSFQREMEMEIFYEGEHIGTRRVDFFVEEEIMVELKALINLEDVHLAQAMNYCQAYNLPIGLLINFGSKSLQFKRVYNVNHPENKSELGLNRLKDDRINSCAEREILKSKNPKNHNSDK
- a CDS encoding restriction endonuclease subunit S, with translation MREDWEEVELGEVCFTTSGGTPSRNNLEFYQGEIPWVKSGELDKGIIYDTEEHISEEAVKKSSAKIFPEGTLLIALYGATIGKLAFLGVEATTNQAICGIYKSQAIASKYLYNFLLNRKQKLISQGTGGAQPNISQTILKKLSVPLAPLPIQRAIVSKIEALFSDLDNGIANFKTAQAQLKIYRQAVLKKAFEGKLSELGKVGLKDDRIIEEEILKSNNPKNPNSDNLPKGWKWVKLGEVALVNTGSTPKRGNSKYWDNGTIPWITSGALNELFVNKADEYITETALKETNCKIISEGSLLVAMYGEGKTRGKCSELKIDAATNQAIATISMLNEYSKSKVFVKWFFIMNYEEIRLLSSGGVQPNLNLSIIKNTIIPFPPIAEQTQIVQEIESRLSVCDKVEQSISESLIKAEALRQSILKKAFEGKLLSEAEIEQCKKEADYEPASGLLTRIERSRNEKIKAEKLAKEQEQKKATTKKKSKK
- a CDS encoding virulence RhuM family protein, with the protein product MDLSKYQPNREFLLYKTDSGAIKVDVLLQNETIWLPQKGIAQLFGCSTDNVSLHFKNIFAEGELDPNSVTEEFSATASDGKNYKTKFYNLDAIIAVGYRVNSKQATQFRIWATAVLKEFIIKGYTMDVERLKNPQPIFGQDYFKEQLEKIRDIRSSERRFYQQITDIYAECSIDYDYDSEITKEFFATVQNKLHWAITQQTAAEIIVSRANHEKEKMGLTSWKNSPDGKIRKSDVVIAKNYLTEEELKPLNRIVSMYLDYAEDQAEQGNVMTMKDWAEKLNAFLQFNQKDILQNSGKVSAAIAKEFAETEYEKYKPIQDKLFVSDFDKEVKKLLKGK